From Methylobacterium radiodurans, a single genomic window includes:
- a CDS encoding branched-chain amino acid ABC transporter permease, with protein MTTALQYTLSGLAIGGIYALVALGFYIMWSAAKAVNFAHGDTLMIGAVLAVMGLDAGLPLPLACLLAILAGALFGVLLERFAVRPFIGANASIGWMLTTIAVGIMAESLATMQFGGFSRPLPSPGVGGAISILGAGVYLQELIIPAVAVLAMTGLHLMQRHTLVGRAMQAVAHSRQAAALMGIDVDRIVMFSFGLAALLGAGAGVLVAPVIQASASMGVLLGLKGFAVAIIGGITSGPGVVLAGLAFGVMEKFVEGYVSTAAREIVGFSAMILVLLAFPQGLFGRREIFKV; from the coding sequence ATGACGACCGCCCTGCAATACACTCTCTCGGGCCTCGCGATCGGGGGCATCTACGCCCTCGTCGCGCTCGGCTTCTACATCATGTGGTCGGCCGCCAAGGCCGTGAACTTCGCCCACGGCGACACGCTGATGATCGGCGCCGTGCTCGCCGTGATGGGCCTCGACGCCGGCCTGCCGCTGCCGCTCGCCTGCCTGCTGGCGATCCTGGCAGGCGCCCTGTTCGGCGTCCTCCTGGAGCGCTTCGCGGTCCGGCCGTTTATCGGCGCGAACGCCTCGATCGGCTGGATGCTCACCACGATCGCGGTCGGGATCATGGCGGAATCGCTCGCCACAATGCAGTTCGGCGGCTTCTCGCGACCCTTGCCCTCGCCGGGCGTTGGCGGGGCGATCTCGATCCTGGGCGCGGGCGTCTATCTGCAGGAACTGATCATCCCGGCGGTCGCCGTGCTGGCGATGACGGGCCTCCACCTGATGCAGCGGCATACGCTCGTCGGGCGGGCGATGCAGGCGGTCGCCCACAGCCGGCAGGCGGCGGCCCTGATGGGCATCGATGTCGATCGGATCGTGATGTTCTCCTTCGGTCTCGCGGCCCTGCTCGGCGCGGGCGCGGGCGTCCTCGTCGCGCCCGTGATCCAGGCCTCCGCCAGCATGGGCGTGCTGCTCGGGCTGAAGGGGTTCGCGGTCGCCATCATAGGCGGCATCACCAGCGGGCCCGGCGTGGTGCTCGCCGGCCTCGCCTTCGGCGTCATGGAAAAGTTCGTCGAGGGCTACGTCTCGACCGCGGCGCGCGAGATCGTCGGCTTCAGCGCGATGATCCTCGTGCTCCTCGCCTTTCCTCAGGGCCTGTTCGGCCGCCGGGAGATCTTCAAGGTATGA
- a CDS encoding ABC transporter substrate-binding protein yields the protein MEAHKYLRRLVLAAPLAFTVPGSALAQQEPCIGNSAAITGPAAFGGQAIKMGAEIAIEEINARGGVLGKTLRFVQYDDAGAPPRGVDNTRRIALADKCVVILGGYHSTVSVAQVEPVHAIGIPFVGVLAANTQAIENGRSPNYMFRVSAKDKWVARFLVEQAAKVSKTGKIAFFYENTGWGNGAVPDVKAAVAKAGKELVATETFNWNDQDMTAQAIRARDAGADVALFWALDREGNQLVRSMDKVGYKPTIIGAWGIAGNLGELAGPLANGVEVVQTYSFMGDLDPKGQALWQKIQAKYGLKDPSQIKMGSGIANAYDAVHIVAQAIEKAGAYDWKKVREALYQVRHDGLVAKYDPAFDAADPERQDAILPRDYKLTVWSDGKLLPIAQTPYGKSN from the coding sequence ATGGAAGCGCACAAGTATTTGCGCCGCCTCGTCCTGGCCGCGCCCCTGGCTTTCACCGTGCCCGGTTCCGCACTGGCGCAGCAGGAACCCTGCATCGGCAATTCGGCCGCGATCACGGGTCCTGCGGCCTTCGGCGGTCAGGCGATCAAGATGGGGGCCGAGATCGCCATCGAGGAAATCAACGCCCGGGGCGGTGTGCTCGGCAAGACGCTGCGCTTCGTCCAGTACGACGATGCGGGCGCGCCGCCGCGCGGCGTCGACAACACCCGCCGCATCGCGCTCGCCGACAAGTGCGTGGTGATTCTGGGCGGCTATCACTCGACCGTCTCGGTGGCGCAGGTCGAGCCGGTGCACGCCATCGGGATCCCCTTCGTCGGCGTGCTCGCCGCCAATACCCAGGCGATCGAGAACGGCCGCAGCCCGAACTATATGTTCCGGGTCTCGGCCAAGGACAAATGGGTCGCCCGCTTCCTGGTCGAGCAGGCCGCCAAGGTCTCGAAGACCGGCAAGATCGCGTTCTTCTACGAGAATACCGGCTGGGGCAACGGCGCGGTGCCGGACGTCAAGGCCGCCGTCGCCAAGGCGGGCAAGGAGCTGGTCGCCACCGAGACCTTCAACTGGAACGACCAGGACATGACCGCGCAGGCGATCCGCGCGCGCGATGCCGGCGCCGACGTCGCCCTGTTCTGGGCTCTCGACCGCGAGGGTAACCAGCTCGTCCGCTCGATGGACAAGGTCGGCTACAAGCCCACCATCATCGGCGCCTGGGGCATCGCCGGCAATCTCGGCGAGCTCGCCGGCCCGCTCGCCAACGGCGTCGAGGTCGTGCAGACCTACAGTTTCATGGGCGACCTCGATCCCAAGGGTCAGGCGCTCTGGCAGAAGATCCAGGCGAAGTACGGCCTGAAGGACCCGTCGCAGATCAAGATGGGTTCGGGCATCGCCAACGCCTACGACGCCGTCCACATCGTGGCCCAGGCGATCGAGAAGGCCGGCGCCTACGATTGGAAGAAGGTCCGCGAGGCGCTCTACCAGGTCCGCCACGACGGGTTGGTCGCCAAGTACGACCCGGCCTTCGACGCCGCCGATCCCGAGCGTCAGGACGCGATTCTGCCGCGCGACTACAAGCTGACCGTCTGGTCCGACGGCAAGCTCCTGCCGATCGCCCAGACGCCCTACGGCAAGTCGAACTGA
- a CDS encoding LysR family transcriptional regulator has protein sequence MDLRQLRYFAQIAESGNVSRAAEVLRIAQPSLSQQMRNLEDELGVALLFRHARGVTPTELGLKFYEHARRILQEVERAKEVVRSQATSPSGRISVGLPTSACRGLSLPLHRTMAEALPNIGLHIVEAMSGTLDEWIQSGRLDVALLYDHKAFEHVAWTEMMVEDLMFVVPASHSLAARHEIAFGEVFRQALPVVLPGRPNVLRTVIEQLAARHDITPLASDCESLPAIAELVRAQAFAAIMPHFALAAEIERGEMVAIPIVDPTPSWRLSVVVSQRTLNARGSEAVAEVLAGVIGDLVERSIWRARLKPTERPAPVRVRA, from the coding sequence ATGGATCTTCGTCAGCTTCGATATTTCGCGCAGATCGCGGAGAGCGGAAACGTGTCGCGGGCCGCCGAGGTGCTGCGGATCGCCCAGCCCTCACTCAGCCAGCAGATGCGCAACCTCGAGGACGAACTCGGCGTGGCCCTGCTGTTCCGGCACGCCCGAGGGGTGACGCCCACGGAACTCGGGCTCAAGTTCTACGAGCACGCGCGGCGCATCCTGCAGGAGGTCGAGCGCGCCAAGGAGGTCGTGCGCTCGCAGGCGACGAGCCCGAGCGGGCGCATCTCGGTCGGACTGCCGACCTCGGCCTGCCGCGGCCTGTCCCTGCCGCTCCACCGAACGATGGCGGAGGCGCTGCCCAACATCGGCCTGCACATCGTCGAGGCGATGAGCGGAACGCTGGACGAGTGGATCCAGTCCGGACGTCTCGACGTCGCGCTGCTCTACGACCACAAGGCGTTCGAGCACGTGGCCTGGACCGAGATGATGGTCGAGGACCTGATGTTCGTCGTACCCGCCTCGCACTCGCTGGCCGCGCGGCACGAGATCGCGTTCGGCGAGGTCTTCCGGCAGGCGCTTCCCGTGGTGCTACCCGGGCGGCCGAACGTCCTGCGCACCGTGATCGAGCAGCTCGCGGCGCGCCACGACATCACGCCGCTGGCCTCCGACTGCGAGAGCCTGCCAGCGATCGCGGAACTCGTGCGCGCCCAAGCCTTCGCGGCGATCATGCCGCATTTCGCCCTCGCCGCGGAGATCGAGCGCGGCGAGATGGTCGCCATACCGATCGTCGATCCGACGCCCTCTTGGCGGCTCTCGGTCGTTGTCTCGCAGCGGACCCTGAATGCCCGAGGCAGCGAGGCTGTCGCGGAAGTTCTGGCGGGCGTGATCGGAGACCTCGTCGAGCGCTCGATCTGGCGCGCCCGCCTCAAGCCGACGGAGCGCCCCGCCCCCGTGCGGGTGCGCGCATAA
- the hydA gene encoding dihydropyrimidinase: MTDFDLAIRGGTLVTATDTLRADLGIRDGRIAAVAERITDAARTLDASGLLVLPGGIDSHVHIAQASGPGIVMADDFASATRAAAAGGNTCVMPFALQPRGASLREATHAYRALAEGQCHIDVAIHLIVSDPTPAVLGQELPALISEGYTSFKVFMTYDDLVLNDRQILDVFDLARREGARVMVHAEGYDTIRYMTEKLERAGQTAPYGHALSRPELVEREAAHRAIAHAELVDLPIVIVHVSGEQAMEQIAWARARGLKIHAETCPQYLTLTAEDLKGRGNSDPMAGAKYVCSPPPRDGASQAAIWRGLETGVFEIVSSDHCPFRYDDPSGKLNPRAKESFRYVPNGIPGIETRLPILFSEGVSTGRISLNRFVELTATNHAKLYGLYPRKGSIGVGFDADLTLWDPNRRETITQARLHHGADYTPWEGFSVTGWPIMTIARGTVVAEDGRVTGDLARGRVIDRTVQADPPLTWRV; this comes from the coding sequence ATGACCGATTTCGACCTCGCCATCCGGGGCGGCACGCTGGTGACCGCCACCGATACGCTCCGCGCCGATCTCGGCATCCGCGACGGGCGCATCGCGGCCGTGGCCGAGCGGATCACCGACGCCGCGCGCACGCTCGACGCGTCGGGCCTCCTCGTGCTCCCCGGCGGCATCGACAGCCACGTCCACATCGCGCAGGCCTCGGGGCCCGGCATCGTCATGGCGGACGATTTCGCCTCGGCGACGCGTGCCGCGGCCGCCGGCGGAAACACCTGCGTGATGCCCTTCGCCCTGCAGCCGCGCGGCGCGTCCCTGCGGGAGGCCACCCACGCCTACCGGGCGCTAGCCGAGGGGCAGTGCCACATCGACGTGGCCATCCACCTCATCGTCTCGGACCCGACGCCCGCCGTGCTCGGCCAGGAGCTGCCCGCGCTGATCTCCGAGGGCTACACCTCGTTCAAGGTCTTCATGACCTACGACGACCTCGTCCTGAACGACCGCCAGATCCTCGACGTGTTCGATCTCGCCCGCCGCGAGGGCGCGCGCGTGATGGTCCATGCGGAGGGCTACGACACCATCCGGTACATGACCGAGAAGCTGGAGCGCGCCGGCCAGACCGCGCCCTACGGCCACGCCCTGTCGCGGCCCGAGCTGGTGGAGCGTGAGGCGGCACACCGGGCGATCGCCCACGCGGAGCTGGTGGATCTCCCCATCGTCATCGTGCACGTCTCGGGCGAGCAGGCCATGGAGCAGATCGCCTGGGCCCGCGCCCGCGGCCTGAAGATCCACGCCGAGACCTGCCCGCAATACCTCACGCTGACGGCCGAGGACCTGAAGGGCCGCGGCAATTCCGATCCGATGGCGGGCGCGAAATACGTCTGCTCGCCCCCGCCCCGCGACGGCGCGAGCCAGGCCGCGATCTGGCGCGGGCTGGAGACAGGGGTGTTCGAGATCGTTTCCTCGGACCATTGCCCGTTCCGCTACGACGACCCGAGCGGCAAGCTGAACCCGCGGGCAAAGGAGTCCTTCCGCTACGTGCCCAACGGCATCCCGGGCATCGAGACGCGTCTGCCAATCCTGTTCTCGGAAGGCGTCTCGACCGGGCGGATCTCCCTGAACCGTTTCGTGGAACTCACCGCCACGAACCACGCCAAGCTCTACGGCCTCTACCCGCGCAAGGGTTCCATCGGCGTGGGGTTCGACGCAGATCTTACGCTCTGGGACCCCAACCGCCGCGAGACGATCACCCAGGCGAGGCTGCACCACGGCGCGGACTACACGCCCTGGGAGGGATTTTCGGTGACGGGCTGGCCGATCATGACAATCGCGCGCGGCACGGTGGTTGCCGAAGACGGCCGGGTCACGGGGGACTTGGCTCGGGGCCGGGTGATCGACCGAACGGTGCAGGCCGATCCGCCCCTCACTTGGCGCGTCTGA
- a CDS encoding ABC transporter permease subunit yields the protein MRTLHILGFALLATVLLVVPMTSGNEYELRLFMLFLIYGVIAVGLNVLVGLTGLVSLGQAGLFALGAYTGAILAIRLGLDLVLASLGAALVAGLFGAALAYPSVRVRGVYLAVVTIAFGLIVENVAIEWQGLTGGTTGLTGIPGPNILGYPLSGYAFYAVLAITLFLATLAAHNLKHSGYGRAMLAVAQSETAARSLGIGATGIRTLAFAVAALTAGIAGSFYAFLNAYISPDIFTFSDSVRFLLMVILGGAASTFGPVVGAFILTYLPEVLQSFAEWQKFAYGALLLAVMFGLPGGILGTLGQLYARLRPGPRGVPPAEGTPAAEILAGRAPAGLETDGLTVRFGGLTALSAASVRVAPGEIHALIGPNGAGKSTFVNTISGFYRPSEGGVHFDGTDLAGLKVHAVSRLGLARTFQNTELFGQMSVLENVMVGGFSHLRYGLPGTILRTPRFRREEAACRAAAIGLLDFVGLTDAANEQARFLPFGHQRRLEIARALATRPRLLLLDEPAAGLTTQEIDELEAMIRKIAGLGVSVLLIEHHVDLIMAVADTVTVLDYGQIIASDRPEVVQADPRVIEAYFGGPSAILDAEAA from the coding sequence ATGAGGACCCTCCACATCCTCGGCTTCGCGCTGCTCGCGACCGTCCTCCTCGTCGTGCCGATGACCTCCGGCAACGAGTACGAGCTGCGCCTGTTCATGCTGTTCCTGATCTACGGCGTGATCGCGGTCGGCCTGAACGTCCTGGTCGGGCTCACCGGCCTCGTCTCCCTCGGTCAGGCCGGCCTCTTCGCGCTCGGCGCCTATACGGGGGCGATCCTGGCGATCCGGCTCGGCCTCGACCTCGTGCTCGCCAGCCTCGGCGCGGCCCTCGTCGCCGGGCTGTTCGGCGCCGCGCTCGCCTATCCGAGCGTGCGGGTGCGGGGCGTCTACCTCGCGGTGGTGACGATCGCCTTCGGCCTGATCGTCGAGAACGTCGCCATCGAGTGGCAGGGCCTCACCGGCGGCACCACGGGGCTCACCGGCATCCCGGGCCCGAACATCCTCGGCTACCCGCTCTCGGGCTACGCCTTCTACGCGGTGCTCGCGATCACCCTCTTTCTCGCCACGCTGGCGGCGCACAACCTGAAGCACTCGGGCTACGGCCGCGCGATGCTGGCGGTCGCCCAGAGCGAGACGGCCGCGCGCAGCCTGGGCATCGGCGCCACGGGAATCCGCACGCTCGCCTTCGCGGTTGCGGCGTTGACGGCGGGGATCGCAGGCAGCTTCTACGCCTTCCTCAACGCCTACATCTCGCCCGACATCTTCACCTTCTCGGATTCCGTCCGCTTCCTGCTGATGGTGATCCTGGGCGGCGCGGCCTCGACCTTCGGGCCGGTCGTCGGCGCCTTCATCCTGACCTACCTGCCGGAGGTGCTGCAGAGCTTCGCCGAATGGCAGAAATTCGCCTACGGCGCCCTGCTGCTCGCCGTGATGTTCGGCCTGCCGGGCGGCATCCTCGGCACATTGGGCCAGCTCTACGCCCGCCTGCGCCCCGGTCCGCGCGGTGTTCCCCCGGCCGAGGGCACGCCCGCCGCCGAGATCCTGGCGGGCCGCGCGCCGGCCGGCCTGGAGACCGACGGTCTCACCGTGCGCTTCGGTGGGCTGACGGCACTCTCCGCCGCGAGCGTTCGGGTCGCCCCGGGCGAGATCCATGCCCTGATCGGCCCGAACGGGGCCGGCAAGTCGACCTTCGTCAACACGATCTCGGGCTTCTACCGGCCGAGCGAGGGGGGCGTGCACTTCGACGGGACCGACCTCGCCGGCCTGAAGGTCCACGCCGTCTCGCGGCTCGGCCTCGCCCGCACCTTCCAGAACACCGAGCTGTTCGGGCAGATGAGCGTGCTGGAGAACGTCATGGTGGGCGGCTTCAGCCATCTCCGCTACGGCTTGCCCGGCACGATTCTGCGCACGCCCCGCTTCCGGCGCGAGGAGGCCGCCTGCCGCGCCGCCGCGATCGGTCTGCTCGACTTCGTGGGCCTCACGGACGCGGCCAACGAGCAGGCGCGCTTCCTGCCCTTCGGCCACCAGCGCCGTCTGGAGATCGCCCGCGCGCTCGCCACGCGTCCGCGCCTGCTGCTCCTCGACGAGCCCGCCGCAGGCCTGACCACGCAGGAGATCGACGAGCTGGAGGCGATGATTCGGAAGATCGCCGGGCTCGGGGTCTCGGTGCTGCTCATCGAGCACCATGTCGACCTGATCATGGCGGTCGCCGACACCGTGACGGTTCTCGATTACGGCCAGATCATCGCGAGCGACCGTCCGGAGGTGGTGCAGGCGGATCCGCGGGTAATCGAGGCCTATTTCGGCGGCCCCTCCGCCATCCTCGATGCGGAGGCCGCGTGA